A region of Paractinoplanes abujensis DNA encodes the following proteins:
- a CDS encoding XdhC family protein, giving the protein MRDVLDRLVAWWEAGEPVGLATVTATWSSAPRQPGAAMVVGPGGEVVGSVSGGCVEGAVYEQCLEVIETGQARTVRYGISDDDAFEVGLTCGGIIELLVERVDRQSFPQLPELAAAIAASRPVALLTRLDTAAHLLITPEERTGTLGGDRVDDAVTDDGRGLLAAGRTGVLHYGPSGERRGEGLSVLVASFAPPARMLVFGATDHAAATARIGSFLGYHVTVCDARPVFATARRFPEADQVVVDWPHRYLTAEADAGRIDERTVLCVLTHDPKFDVPVLEVALRLPVAYIGAMGSRRTHDDRNKRLQEAGLTGDDLARLASPVGLDLGARTPEETAVSIAAEIVALRWGGSGARLTATAGRIHPE; this is encoded by the coding sequence ATGCGTGATGTGCTGGACAGGCTGGTGGCCTGGTGGGAAGCGGGTGAGCCGGTCGGGCTGGCGACCGTCACGGCGACGTGGTCGAGCGCACCCCGCCAGCCGGGCGCGGCCATGGTCGTCGGCCCGGGCGGCGAGGTCGTGGGCAGCGTCTCCGGCGGATGTGTCGAGGGCGCCGTCTACGAGCAGTGCCTCGAGGTGATCGAGACCGGCCAGGCCCGTACGGTTCGTTACGGCATCAGCGACGACGACGCGTTCGAGGTGGGCCTGACCTGCGGCGGCATCATCGAGCTGCTGGTCGAACGGGTCGACCGGCAGTCGTTCCCCCAGCTGCCCGAGCTGGCCGCGGCGATCGCGGCGTCCCGGCCGGTCGCGCTGCTGACCCGGCTCGACACCGCCGCCCACCTGCTGATCACCCCGGAGGAGCGCACCGGCACGCTGGGCGGCGACCGCGTCGACGACGCCGTCACCGACGACGGGCGCGGGCTGCTGGCCGCGGGGCGCACCGGCGTGCTCCACTACGGGCCGTCCGGCGAGCGCCGGGGTGAGGGACTCTCCGTGCTGGTCGCGTCCTTCGCGCCGCCGGCCCGGATGCTCGTCTTCGGCGCCACCGACCACGCCGCGGCAACCGCCCGCATCGGCTCGTTCCTGGGCTACCACGTGACCGTCTGCGACGCCCGGCCCGTTTTCGCCACCGCGCGTCGCTTCCCCGAGGCCGACCAGGTCGTCGTCGACTGGCCGCACCGCTACCTGACCGCCGAGGCCGACGCGGGCCGGATCGACGAGCGGACCGTCCTCTGTGTGCTCACCCACGACCCCAAGTTCGACGTGCCGGTGCTGGAGGTCGCACTGCGGCTGCCGGTCGCCTACATCGGGGCCATGGGTTCGCGCCGCACCCACGACGACCGCAACAAGCGCCTGCAGGAAGCCGGCCTCACCGGTGACGACCTGGCCCGGCTGGCCTCCCCGGTGGGGCTCGACCTGGGCGCGCGCACCCCCGAGGAGACCGCGGTCAGCATCGCGGCCGAGATCGTGGCGCTGCGCTGGGGCGGTTCCGGGGCCCGGCTGACCGCGACGGCCGGCCGCATTCACCCCGAGTAG
- a CDS encoding dihydrofolate reductase family protein, translating into MRRLVVTENITLDGVVSPIGDWFDPSTTDDELAAVNQRNGAGSDALVLGRTTYEEFAGFWPHQQGEVSAYLDQVAKYVVSSSLDKADWQNTTILRGPLEDEIAALKATDGQDITVTGSATLVRSLIPTGLVDLFRLFVYPVVQGHGTRLFEEHSLRLEPVRAQTFASGVVLLEYAYSG; encoded by the coding sequence ATGCGCAGACTCGTGGTGACCGAGAACATCACCCTGGACGGGGTCGTCTCGCCGATCGGTGACTGGTTCGACCCGAGCACGACCGACGATGAGCTGGCCGCGGTCAACCAACGCAACGGCGCCGGCTCCGACGCGCTCGTGCTGGGCCGCACGACGTACGAGGAATTCGCCGGTTTCTGGCCCCACCAGCAGGGCGAGGTCTCGGCGTACCTGGATCAGGTGGCCAAGTACGTGGTGTCCAGCAGTCTGGACAAGGCGGACTGGCAGAACACGACGATCCTGCGCGGGCCGCTGGAAGACGAGATCGCCGCGTTGAAGGCCACCGACGGGCAGGACATCACCGTGACGGGGAGCGCCACCCTCGTACGGTCGTTGATCCCGACGGGGCTGGTCGACCTGTTCCGGCTTTTCGTCTACCCGGTGGTGCAGGGGCACGGCACACGGCTGTTCGAGGAGCACTCGTTGCGGCTGGAACCCGTACGGGCGCAGACTTTCGCCTCGGGTGTGGTGCTGCTGGAGTATGCCTACTCGGGGTGA
- a CDS encoding class I SAM-dependent methyltransferase — MVDAVVEHFDGVAESYDEVLPFFSGFAKLAVERLAPPKGVRALDLAAGRGGMTGALLARGAVVTAVDAAPRMVALLRAAHPGVAASVMDVSRLALPDASFDLVVCGFAMHIVSDPEATLREALRVTRPGGRLAFTVPGAAGDGPDPLVELYAEYRQYQQDGHGRHGNDFDFADGFPGLAGLTATDLEIAIPVPDGETYWRWSRSHGSGRFIDGLTPFRRAEMHARLLEQMVERPGFVLRRPAVLWTGRRG; from the coding sequence GTGGTCGACGCAGTAGTGGAGCACTTCGACGGGGTGGCTGAGAGCTACGACGAAGTGCTGCCGTTCTTTTCCGGGTTCGCGAAGCTGGCTGTCGAGAGGCTGGCGCCGCCGAAGGGCGTACGGGCTCTGGATCTGGCGGCCGGGCGTGGGGGGATGACCGGGGCTTTGCTCGCGCGGGGTGCGGTGGTCACGGCCGTGGATGCGGCGCCGCGGATGGTGGCGTTGTTGCGGGCCGCTCACCCCGGCGTGGCGGCCTCCGTCATGGACGTGAGCCGGCTCGCGTTGCCGGATGCCAGTTTCGACCTCGTTGTCTGCGGGTTCGCGATGCACATCGTGAGCGACCCGGAGGCCACGTTGCGGGAGGCACTGCGGGTGACCCGGCCCGGCGGGCGGCTGGCTTTCACCGTGCCGGGCGCAGCCGGGGACGGGCCCGACCCGCTGGTCGAGCTCTACGCCGAGTATCGGCAGTATCAGCAGGACGGCCACGGGCGGCACGGGAACGACTTCGACTTCGCGGACGGGTTTCCCGGGCTGGCCGGCCTGACCGCGACCGACCTCGAGATCGCCATCCCGGTTCCGGACGGGGAGACCTACTGGCGGTGGAGCCGGTCGCACGGGTCGGGGCGGTTCATCGACGGTCTGACGCCGTTCCGCCGGGCCGAGATGCATGCGCGGCTGTTGGAGCAGATGGTCGAGCGGCCCGGGTTCGTGCTGCGGCGGCCGGCCGTGTTGTGGACCGGCCGCAGGGGGTAA
- a CDS encoding nuclear transport factor 2 family protein: MSLTVADRLEIHEVIALHGHLSDAGAYERFGEVFTSDLVVDAGALGYAPVSAPDPSRPRLDGYIAASYRIGPDGPIAHHVTNVVVRADGDGARAWSKGLAVKKEGAPASYIYEDQLVRTPAGWRIRHRTVTPRREAGRGVEPALD, encoded by the coding sequence ATGAGTTTGACCGTTGCCGACCGGCTGGAGATTCACGAGGTGATCGCGCTGCACGGTCACCTGAGCGACGCGGGTGCCTATGAGCGGTTCGGTGAGGTGTTCACGTCCGATCTCGTGGTCGACGCCGGCGCCCTCGGCTATGCGCCGGTGTCCGCGCCCGACCCGTCCCGGCCGCGGCTCGACGGCTACATCGCGGCCTCGTACCGGATCGGGCCCGACGGCCCGATCGCCCACCACGTCACCAACGTCGTCGTCCGCGCGGACGGTGACGGTGCCCGGGCTTGGTCGAAGGGGCTCGCGGTGAAAAAGGAGGGCGCGCCGGCCAGTTACATTTATGAGGACCAGCTCGTCCGCACCCCGGCGGGCTGGCGCATCAGGCACCGCACGGTCACCCCGCGCCGGGAGGCCGGGCGCGGCGTCGAGCCGGCCCTAGACTGA
- a CDS encoding LysR family transcriptional regulator, with product MDDLETRELRYFVAVAEELHFGRAAARLGIAQPPLSRAIGRLERRLGVKLLDRNRRGAALTDAGRVLLREAGTALTAVTAAAHRTRRAGAPARPLVLVTKAGASHELLQKILAVTPVPIEVLLCEVGEQAHRLRDGQADVAVMHHPYDDLAGFDTADLHTESQVAIVPATHPLAARPRVTLAEVSHVPGLPMARWPRLDGTYPPGPGPEVHTQSQLAQLVALGRTLLVIPASSRAWQWPEHVAVPVTDAPDVTTVLAWPRDSHSPAVAALVRAVSV from the coding sequence GTGGACGATCTCGAAACCCGCGAGCTGCGCTACTTCGTCGCCGTGGCCGAGGAACTGCACTTCGGCCGGGCCGCCGCACGGCTCGGGATCGCCCAGCCGCCGCTGTCCCGCGCGATCGGCCGCCTCGAACGCCGCCTCGGCGTCAAACTGCTCGACCGCAACCGCCGCGGGGCCGCCCTCACCGACGCCGGCCGTGTGCTGCTGCGCGAAGCCGGCACGGCCCTGACCGCGGTCACCGCGGCCGCCCACCGCACCCGCCGGGCCGGCGCCCCCGCCCGGCCGCTGGTGCTGGTGACCAAGGCCGGCGCCTCGCACGAACTCCTGCAGAAAATCCTCGCCGTGACGCCCGTCCCGATCGAGGTGCTGCTGTGCGAGGTCGGCGAGCAGGCCCACCGCCTGCGCGACGGCCAGGCCGACGTGGCCGTCATGCACCACCCGTACGACGACCTGGCCGGCTTCGACACCGCCGACCTGCACACGGAGAGCCAGGTGGCGATCGTCCCGGCCACCCACCCGCTGGCTGCACGCCCCCGGGTCACGCTGGCCGAGGTGAGCCACGTGCCAGGCCTGCCGATGGCCCGCTGGCCCCGGCTCGACGGCACCTACCCGCCCGGCCCCGGCCCCGAGGTCCACACCCAGTCCCAGCTGGCCCAGCTGGTCGCCCTCGGCCGCACGCTCCTGGTGATCCCCGCCTCGAGCCGCGCCTGGCAGTGGCCCGAACACGTCGCCGTCCCGGTCACCGACGCCCCCGACGTCACCACGGTCCTCGCCTGGCCGCGCGACAGCCACTCCCCCGCGGTGGCCGCCCTCGTCCGGGCCGTATCAGTCTAG
- a CDS encoding SDR family oxidoreductase produces the protein MNDKKIALVTGANKGIGYAIAQGLAASGFRVAVGARDDARRTAAVEKLRACGADVFGVALDVASDESVAAAAATLGRTGEGLAVLVNNAGIAGRLGSGAQDPTTLDLDNVRTVLETNVLGVVRVTNAMLPLLRKAESPRIVNMSSNMGSLTLQTGPILAAYAPSKTMLNSITVQYARRLADTNVIVNAACPGYVATDFTGFQAPRTPEQGAAIAIKLATLPDDGPRGGFFDDEGVVAW, from the coding sequence ATGAACGACAAGAAGATCGCGCTGGTCACCGGCGCCAACAAGGGCATCGGGTACGCCATCGCACAGGGGCTCGCGGCTTCCGGGTTCCGGGTCGCGGTGGGGGCCCGGGACGACGCGCGGCGGACGGCGGCAGTGGAGAAGCTGCGGGCCTGCGGGGCCGACGTGTTCGGGGTCGCCCTCGACGTCGCCTCGGACGAGAGCGTCGCCGCGGCGGCCGCGACCCTCGGCCGTACGGGGGAAGGGTTGGCCGTTCTGGTCAACAACGCGGGCATTGCGGGGCGCCTGGGCTCCGGCGCCCAGGACCCGACGACGCTGGACCTCGACAATGTGCGCACGGTGCTCGAGACGAACGTCCTCGGTGTCGTCCGGGTGACGAACGCGATGCTGCCGCTGCTGCGCAAGGCCGAGTCGCCGCGCATCGTCAACATGTCGAGCAACATGGGCTCGCTGACCTTGCAGACCGGCCCGATCCTGGCCGCTTACGCCCCGTCCAAGACGATGCTCAACAGCATCACGGTCCAGTACGCCCGCCGGCTGGCCGACACGAACGTCATCGTCAACGCCGCCTGCCCGGGCTACGTCGCGACCGACTTCACCGGCTTCCAAGCCCCCCGTACGCCGGAGCAGGGCGCGGCGATCGCGATCAAGCTGGCCACGCTGCCGGACGACGGACCGCGCGGCGGCTTCTTCGACGACGAGGGGGTGGTGGCCTGGTAG